From Candidatus Paceibacterota bacterium, a single genomic window includes:
- a CDS encoding AIR synthase-related protein, with amino-acid sequence APSVLYDPLLTTLNGWFKPGFKQEIKVHAIVHLSGGAIKEKFAKDILFPRGLSANLNDLWEPPTIMRNCATWRGLSDREFYETWNGGQGMFLVVDKKDVKYCLRCAKRFSIQAKVAGRITKEKVPQVEITSKLTKGEKIIYKKN; translated from the coding sequence CGCTCCATCAGTGCTCTACGACCCACTTCTTACGACTCTAAATGGATGGTTTAAACCCGGTTTCAAGCAAGAGATAAAAGTGCATGCCATCGTGCATCTTTCTGGTGGTGCTATTAAAGAAAAATTTGCCAAAGATATTTTGTTTCCTCGAGGATTGTCAGCCAATCTAAATGATTTGTGGGAACCCCCAACTATTATGAGAAATTGCGCCACATGGAGAGGGCTGTCGGATAGAGAATTTTACGAGACATGGAATGGTGGTCAAGGAATGTTTCTGGTTGTTGATAAGAAGGATGTAAAGTATTGTTTGAGGTGTGCAAAGCGGTTCTCTATACAAGCAAAAGTAGCCGGTCGCATCACAAAAGAAAAAGTCCCGCAAGTTGAGATTACTTCCAAATTAACAAAAGGGGAAAAGATAATTTATAAAAAAAATTAA